AAAAAACTGAAGGTCAGCGTCGAAATCCGCCCGGGAAGCATCGCCGACCGCCTGCTCCGCGCCGTCAAATACGCGCTGCTGTTCTACGTGTTCTACATGTCGGCGTCGAGCAGCGAACTTTTCTGCAAGAATTTCGACCCCTATTACGCCGTCGCCACGGGCTTCAAGGGTGAGATCACCGTCTGGATGACCGTCATTTCGGTTGCGCTGCTCTTCCTCGGCAGCTTTTTCGTCAAAATGTTCTGGTGCAAATACATCTGCCCGCTGGGTGCGCTGAGCAACATCTTCAAATTCACCCTCACCTTCGCGGGCATCGTCATCCTGCTGTGGGCGCTCGGGCTGCTGGGCGTGGCTTCGGCCTGGGTATGGGCACTGGGCGCCGCCTGCGTCATCGGCTACCTCTGGGAGATGATCTATCTCAAGAGCAAGGTCTTCCCGCTGCTGCGCATCGTCCGCGACGAAGCCACGTGCACCAAGTGCGACGTCTGCCGACGCAAATGCCCCTATTCGATCGACATCAAGAACCTCGACAAGGTGAAGCATATCGACTGCACGCTCTGCGGAACGTGCGTCTCGGCCTGCCCCGAAGATTCGTTGCAGGTCGGCGGCAAACGCTCGCTGCGCTGGCTGCCCGGCATCCTGGCCGTCGCGCTCTTCGGCGCGGCGCTGTGGTTCGGCAGCCACTGGGAACTTCCGACCATCGACGAGAAGTGGGGCGAATACGAGCAGGTCGAAGGCATGCAGACCTACGAAATCGAGGGACTCACCTCGGTAAAGTGCTTCGGCAGCTCGAAGGCCTTCTCCGCGAAGATGCAGAAAGTGCCGGGCGTCTACGGCGTGAAAACGTTCGTGAAACGCCACGCCGTGGTGATCAGCTACGATCCCAAGGCGATCGACGAGACGAGCATCGACAAGGCGATCTTCTCGCCGACGACCATGAAGTTCGCAACGCCGAAAGCCGGCGTCGACTCGCTGTCGGTGGTCCGCATCGGCGTCGAGGGACTCCACGATAAGATGGACATGGTCTACTTCGGGGCCATCCTGCGCAACATCGACGGCATCTGCGGCTTCGACGCACAGTACGACTGCCCGGTAGCCGTTACGCTCTACGTCGACCCGTCGGCCGCGATCCCCGAAAAGATGCTCCGCGACTCGATCGAGGTCAAGGAGGCCCACATGCTGGCCCACGGCGGCAAGGTCCGCGCGATTCCGGTCCACTACGAGCTCAAAAGCTACGACCCCGCCGCCGGCAGGATCGGCCGCCGCGAGTTCCTCGACCTGATGTTCGAGCAGACCCGCGACCTCTCGGCGCCGTTCAAGCATAACACCGAGACTTACGGCGATGACGCGAAGTACCCCAAAGGCGTCTACGAAGTCGAGTGCCGCGGCATCGAGAAGCCGCTCATCAAGCGCAGCTTCCCCTACTTCCGCGGGTTCCTCTCGCTCAAGGAGGGCATCACGCGGCTCGACGTGGCATTGAACGACGAGGAGGTTCCCGTACTGCGGATCGTCTACGTCAAGTCGATGTGGGACGACGCGAAGATCTGGAACGAACTGCTCAACGCCAAGGTGTGGCCCGTGAAATACAAGGACGGCACGCTCAAGGACGAGGAGCCGAAGTTCACCTTCAAAACCGAGGGACACACCCTCTGACACCACCGGGGCTTGTGATACGCAAGCCCCTTTTTTCGAGATAAACCAAGAAGACGATGAAAAAAGCGATTTTTTACCTGCTGGCCTGCGTCCTGCTCCCGGTTGCGGCGTCGGCCGACGAAGGCATGTGGCTGGTCAGCACGTTCCGGGACGTGATCTACCCCCAGATGAAGAAGGAGGGGCTGAAACTCAAACCCGGAGAGATTTACAACGAGGAGTCCCCGGCGCTGTGCAACGCCATCGTGGCCGTCGACGGCGGCATGGGCACGGGCAGCGTGATTTCGGACAAGGGACTCGTCATCACCAACCACCATGTGGCCTACGGCGACATCCACTCGTTGAGCACCCCCGCGAAGAACTACCTCGAAGAGGGCTTCTGGGCGCTCGAACAAAAGGACGAACTGCCGCTCAAGGGCAAGACCGTGACCTTCCTGCGGCAGGTCCGCGACGTGACGGACGAGGCCCAGGCCATCCGCGACTCGCTCGAAAAGGCCAACAGCCTGGGCATCTTCGGGACGCGCAAGGTCTATGGCATCCTCGAACGGAAGTACGGCGGGGACACCCCCTTCGAAGTGGAATGCGCCTCGATGTGGAAGGGCAAGAAATACCTGCTTTTCTACTACGAGACCTATAAGGACGTGCGCCTCGTGGGTGCGCCTCCCGTGATAATCGGGGCCTTCGGCGGCGAGCAGGACAACTGGGGCTGGCCCCAGCACAAGGGCGATTTCGCCCTCTACCGCGTCTACGGCGACGCGAAGGGCCGCCCGGCGGCCTACTCGGAGAACAACGTGCCCATCACGCCCCGCAAGGTGCTGAATGTCTCGACGAGTGGCATCCACGACGGGGACTACGCCATGGTGATCGGCTTTCCGGGCCGCACCAACCGCTACATGTCGTCGCAGGCCGTGCGCGAAAAGGAGCACGTGACCAACCCCGTGGTGATCAAGGCGCGCCGCGACCGCCTCGACATCATGCTGCGCCACATGGAGGCCGACCCGGACGTGCGGCTGATGTACAGCGACAAGTATTTCAACATCAGCAACTACGCCGACTACGCCAAGTGGGAGAACATCTGCCTGCGCCGTTACGACGTTATCGGCATCCGCGCCGCCGAGGAGGCGCGCCTCGCCGCCTGGATCGACGCCGATCCGGCCCGCAGGGCCGAATACGGCGACCTGCTCGCCAACCTCAAAAAAGGCTACGAGGCCCGCGCCGAAGCCGTGCGCGAAAAGTGCTACTACCAGGAGACGTGGATTCGCCCGAGCGACGTGATGATGACGGCCAACCGTCTCGGCACGCTCGTCGACCGCATGCAGCGCGACGGCATCGCCTCGGTGCAGGACGGCGACAAGAACTTCGCGGGCGTGAAGTCCAACACCCGCCGGATGATGAAGGACTTCGACCTGGCCACCGACAAGGAGGTGCTGACACGGATGATGGAGAGTTTCATCGACAACGTGCCCCGCGAAATGTGGGGCGAGCAGCTGCCGCAGCTTTACGACCGTTTCAAGGGCAACGTTCCGGCGCTGGTCGACTACGCGTTCGAAAACACCTGCTGCACCAGCTACGAAAAGCTCTGCGCCTGGTTCGCACAGCCCCGCACGGCCGAGGAGATCCTCTCCGACCCGATGGCGGCGATGGCCAATTCGGTCAGCTCGCGGCGTTTCGCCGAGAAACTCAAACAGGCCGAGGAGACGTCGGGCATCGACGCCGACAAGGAGGAACTCCGCTACACCCACGCCATCTACGAGATGCGCGAATCGGAAGGCACGCCCCAATATCCCGACGCCAACTCGACAATGCGCCTCACCTACGGAACCGTAGGCCCGGTCTCGCCCAAGGACGCCGTGCACTACGACTCCCGTTCGACGATCGACGGCTACCTCGAAAAATACAATCCCGACGACTACGAATTCCGTGTCGACGACCGGATGTCTTCGCTCATCCGCAGCAAGGACTGGGGCCGCTGGGGCGAAAACGGCCGGCTGTACGTCAATTTCCTCACCAACAACGACATCACGGGCGGCAATTCGGGAAGCCCGGTGCTCAACGCCCGGGGCGACGTGATCGGACTGGCGTTCGACGGCAACCGCGAGTCGATGTCGGGCGACATCTATTTCCACCCGACCAACTTCAAGACGGTCTGCGTCGACATCCGCTTCGTGCTGTGGATCATGGACAAATACGCTGGCGCCGGAAAGCTGATCGACGAAATGCGGCTGGTGAAATAACCCGCCCTGCGCTCGCCAAGGAACGGACCCTTCAAAACGGGGGTCCGTTCCTTTTTTATGAATCCCCGACGACAAAAACCCCGCAGGACTTTGCACGTCCTGCGGGGTTTTTAATGACGACCCGCGGTTCAGAAGTTCAGACCCACGGCCGCGAACAGGCCGCCGCGCCGGCTGCCGTCCATCAGGCCGCTGCGCCCCCATGCCGCACGCCCTTTCAGATCGACGTACAGGCTCATTTTCTTCGCCGGGAAACAGTGCGTATAGCGCAGGCCGGCCTCGCCGTTCAGACGGTCGTTGGTCAGGAAGGCATACTCCTGGGCCAGCAGGTCGGCGCGATAGTTCTCGTTGTCGATCTGCACCCCCTCGGGGCAGCTCTTCTCCAGTTCGGTTCCGCCGCCGAACGTATAGCCGCCGCGCACCGTCGCGTCGAGCCAGCTGCGGCCGCTGAACCGGAAGTTCTTCGTCACGCCCAGCATCAGTTTCGAATAGTGCAGGTCCTGATCGTAGCATGCCGGGGAGATCGTATATTCCGATTCGGCCTTGTAATAGGTATAAGCCGCATCGACGATCCACGAACTGCTCCACTCGTTGCGCTTGACGTAGAGTTTGTAATCGGCATCGACGCTGCGCTGCTTCTGCGAGAATTTCAGGAAGCGACCGTACTGTTTGTACAGTTTCTGATTGGTCTCCGGATCAAGTTCCAGCTCCTGAATATTGTTGTATTTCAGCAGGTCGCCCCACGAGGCGTCGACCGAAAGCCGCTGATCGACCCCGCGGCCCGCAACGTTGAGCACCCCCAGATAGCGGTAGGTCAACTGATCGTTGTCGCCCAGATGCTGGTCCAAATCGAAGCGGAAACGCTCCATTTTGCCGTATTCGGCCGAGAACTGATTGAAAAACTTCACCCTCTTTCCCAATTTCAATTCCAACTGGGCGGCGCCTCCGTATTCGGAGCCTTTGTAATAGACGTCATAGAATTTTTCGCTTCCCCCGAGCTGCTGGCTGGTATAAAACCACATGCCTTCGAAGAAGTAGATCATTCCGCTGGTCGTATTCGTACCGAAAGCCGCATAGCCGACCTGCTCCGTCGAGCGTTCATACGTAAAATTAAGACCTGCGTCCACCACCTTCGAGGTAAACATCACACCCGGCTGAACGCTCAAATACATCGAGGTGGTTTTATTGCGCGAATCCCGACGCTTTGCCAGGCTGCGATCCTCGTATTTCCCCATCGCTCCAACCACCCAGCGCCCCATACGGTAGGCAACCCCGGCCTCGATGGCATAGGTTTCATCACGCGTATTTCCGGGAATCGAATCGCCGATCAGCATCGGAGAATCTCCGATGTTGGCATTTCCCGCCCAACTGCGGTCCTTCGAAGCCGCATAATCATAACTCAACTTACCGTAGAACGAAAGACGATTCCAACGGCGGTACGACTCGGACCGGACCCCGAACGCATTCACTTCCGCTCCATCGGTAACGTTGCGCAGTCCGCCTTGCTCGAAATCATAATTCACTTCCGCAATGGAGAGCGATGCCTGATTGAGCATCAGGCCCGCCGCATTGTCCGAAACGAGCCATCCGCTTTTCGAACGAATCCGTTCCAGGGTATAATATTTTTCAAGGTTCTCCTTCGGAGCGGAGGACTGGGCGAAAACGCCCGACCCCGCACATACCGCAGTCAACAGGAGCACCGCATAGATCTTTTTCTTCATGGCTGTTTCGTTTTATCGGTTTTTGTACTCCGTGCAAAGGGTCGGTTCATCGAGCGGAATCCAGTCGTCGGCCGAATTGTTCGTATCCTGATAAACCGTACGACCTACGATCTCCGAAGCGCTTTCGTCCACCTTGCGGATATAGGACTGACCGCTGTACGAGGCCGTCGTGATAAACAAAGGCTGGAGACTGATGTCGGAGCAAAGACGCGGGACGTGCGTATCGTTACTGCGGAACTCCACACCATCGAGAATACCCTCCTTGGGAACCATTATCGAGGGCATACTCTGATACTTCGTCGGCTGATACATCACCTTGCCGTAGGGCCGGCCTTTGATGGCTCCGTCCTTAACGTACTCATAAGGATCTTCAGGCAGCCGATATACAACGATCGCCGGCGAGCTAATGGAGAGAACGATCGAATTTCCGGATGCCAGCTCACAGAAGCATTCCAGCCGTTCAACGCCCGCGGCCGGAGCTTTTACCGCGGAGCCAGCAAAACGGTCGATATACATCGCCCATACATTATCCGCGGCAAGGTTCATCGGTCTGCTGGTCTGGTCTGCCGTATGTTCGACGGCGCTCAAGGCAATCACGACCTCTTCGCCCGGCTGTATCGGGTGCTCCCGGCCTTCGCCCGGGAAAACAAAACCGAAAGCGTTGACCGGAATGGAATCGCGGAGTTCGGTGCTGGTGCTTCCCAACCAGAATTTATTGTACACGGCCGATTTTCCCGAATTGAACGACGTGTGGAATCCGACTCCCACCCCGTCGAGATACTGCACATCGTCGGAATTGTTGCAGAGCGTGAAATACTGGTCATAGTTATAATTCGCTTTCCCGTCGGCAGTCTTCGTTTTGTGAAAATAAACCTCTTTCAGAATGATCGTGCCACGCGCCGTAGCCTTAATCTCGAGATTGTTCGTCCCGGCCGACTGACCGTCTTTATTCAGCACGAAATCCCTGGTGGCATGCAGGAACTTGCTGATTCCGCCCACATCGGCCACTTTGCTGATAATCACGCTGTAATTTCCGTATTCGGCGTCGATCCGGGTTTCACCCTTCGCATCCGTTTCGGAAGTATACGTATTTCCGATCTTCGTATTGCGCATAGTCACCTTGAACCCCGACTTGTCGAGCGATGCCAACTCTCCGGGCAAATCAATGGAGATCAGCACCTCCCTGTTGCCATGGAGCAATTCGCCGTCTTTCATATCCTTGAGGCAGCCGCACAGCAGAAAGGCCGTCGCCAAAGGCACCAGATAATATAAAATCTTTTTCATCATCTGCAACTCTTTAGAATTTAAGTTTTAGTTCCGCGCCGAAATAAATATCCGTATTTACGCGCTTATAAGTTCCCGTACTCTTCAGCAACATTTTAGGATGCGAGTTCGTAAAGTTGTTGGCGTAGAATGAAATCTGGGCAATCCTGCCGATCTCTTTCGTAACACGGAGGTTGGCCATGAAATAAGGCTTGAACGAATTTTCGACAAAGGTCGTAGTCGCACTGCCCGTCTGAAGGTATTCCCGGTAAGCCGCTCCATAGGTAGGATCGTTGTACAAGTTCCGATTGAACGGCAATAGCTGACCATCCATGTTCATATAGAAATCGGGGTCCCGGTAGATCATCTTGCCATTCGTCCCATTCGAAAAATCGCCATAAACGGGATTATTGTCGTCATCGAGGATGTAAACACCGTCTGCCTGGAGATTCCGGGTCCGGTTGAGCCATACACACTGGACGGTCAGTGTTGTAATCAGACGCAACTTCGGAATGTGCGTGATCAGGTTAATATTGGAATTGAACCGGGTGTACACCGAACCGGAAGAGACGGATTTGCCTCCATAATAGGCTCCCAGAAACGGGTTGTAGATATTCTTACCGTCAATAGGCACTTTCACCGAGGAATAAGTATCGTACAACAACACGCCCTCGCTATCCTTCCGGGTCATGGTCATGTATGCTCCGTTGACAACGACCGAAGTCCGGACCGGACGAATCTGCCCGAAATCGAACGTATACTCGACACCCCACTTGTCGTATTTACCGTCATTGGCCGGTTTCTTGACGGATGCCGTATGGAATATTTTCTCATCCCGATAGTCGAGCGGCTCGCCTCCCACGCCCAGAACCGGTTGTCCCGGATTGTTCGGATCATCCATATAAACCGGAACTTCCGTCCCTTTATAGGTTTCGTATTCCCGGAATGACAATACCTGCGGAACCATACGAAGGGTATAACCGTTACGCATCTTTTCATTATAATAGGTAATGCCTCCCTTGACACCGAACATATCGAAATCGAGACCCACTTCGAAGTTCTTGCTGTACTGCATCTTCAGATCGCGGTTAATCATATCGGACTGCGGGGTCACGAACGTAGTCCATGCCGCCACAGGCCCCGTCTCGGCAGTTCCGCCCCAGCTGAACGAAACCCGGTCAATATACACCGGAAAAGGATAAAGCAGCCGCAGGGCCGGCAACGTGGTCTGGATGCCCCAGCCGGCGCGCAGCGACAGTTCGCGGACCTTTTTCGGCGCGCGATTGCTGATGATCGTATATTTGGCGTTAAAACGCGGATCGACGGCCCACTTATCGTTCAGCTGATCCGTCGCCATATAGGTAAAACGTCCGCCGGCCTGCAACGTGAGCGATGTTTTTCCGATCGGCAGCGTCGCTTTTTCTTCGGCGAAGACAGCCACCTGATTCAGGAAAGGAATGTCGCTGAACGGCTCCGGACGGAACGACATGGGACGCACGCCTTCGTAATACTGTCCTTTGCCGGTGTTGCCCGAATTGTTCCACTCGACACCGAGCATCGCCTTGTTGTAGACCTTGCCGTAACGCCCCGAAAGTTCAGCCACCATTTTAGCCGTGGTGTAATAGGCCATACTCAAATTCCGAATATCGCTCAAGTAATTGTCAGGGGTGAATTCAGTCAGATACTCCCCGTTTTCCAAAGCTCCGGGATTGGCGACACCGAGGGCGCTGGGCGCCATCTGCTGACGGGCGTACTGACGGGTCATCGATGTATTGAAAACGTATTTCAACGACGTAATCCACGACTTGTTGAGCAGCCACGAACCATTAAGGTTGATCGACAGGTTCCGATCGTCCAACTCCTTGCGTTCAGCCTGCGAGATATTGTCCGGATCAGCCTTTGTAGTGCCGCGCGAAAGGTAACCGCTCACCTTCGCATTGAACTGAAACGGCGTGCGGTCACGGTTGAAGGTATTGGTATAACCCACCGAAAACGTTCCGCGGTCATAAGATTCCTCCACCGTACGGATGTCCTTCATCGCATTGGCGTAGTCGATCGACGCATTGAGGAAACCCTTGTCGGACCCCAACGCATAACCTTTAGTCAGCGACACGGCCTTGGTATCCGACACGGTCTTCACCCGGATTTCATAGGGAGTGCGGCCCTGCTTGGTCTTGACGACGACCGCTCCGGCGCTCATATTGCCGTATTCGGCCGACGCAACGCCGCGGATGACCTCGATCGACTCGATATTGTCGGTCGAAATGGTGCGCATGTCGATACCCCGGCTGGTTTGCTGCCCGAAAGCGGCCGCTTTTCCACCCATCAGCATCGCGCTATTATTCACAACGGCTCCATCGACATAGACGCCCACCGAACTGGAGTTGATGCTGTTCGCATCCTTACCGTCCGTCATCGAATTAGGCAGATCACGGATGCCGACGAAATTCGAAGTGGAGTTCGTCAATTCCGGATTCGCGGTCAGCACGCCCGGCAACAACTGCATCACGTCCTTGACGGAGGTGGCTTGCAGGTGGTCCATCGCCTGACGGTCGATCGTCGACGAGGAGTTGATGCTGCGGCCCCGCTGGGCCGTTACGGTCACGGTGTTGAGTTGCAGGCTCGACTCCTTGAGGCGCAGCGAGAGCGCCCCGATCGAAGCGCTGACCGTCACCTTGTACGAAAGCGGCTCGTAACCCAGGCAGGTTGCCTCGATGGTGTAGCTGCCGGTGGTCACCGACGGCATCCGGAACCGGCCTTTGGCATCGGTCACCACCCACAGCTCAAGCGTCGGAATGGAAACCACGCAGCCCGCAATCGGCTCCTTCGTGTTGTACTCCGTCACGGTCCCTTCGATGGAGACCTTCTTCGGAGCCTGGGCCCGCACTCCCAGCGGAATGCAGACGCCCGCCAATAAAAGCATTAGTAAAAATTTCTTCACGGCAAACAGGGTTATGTGAATAGTAAGAATGTCATTCGTTTTCGGGGGACAAAGATAGAGTGCCGCACAACAGGCGGCAACCCCGAGAAATGGGGATTTCACCGGTCAGGGGACACAATAACGGCTTCCGGCAGCTGCATGGCGCAACTGTCGGGCATCGGGAAACACGCGACTGTCAACAGATGGTAGGGCAATTCCCGCGGGGGGGGGAACCCGGGCCGGGAATTCGTCGGCATGGTCCGGAACGCTGATCCGGGCGGTCGCCGGGCGGCGGTTCAATCCACTCTTCCTCATGCCAGTTTCATTTGATTCAAGACAAATCTTGTTTCGCAAGATAAGAAAAAAACACCATTCCGAACATCTTTTCGAACCATGAATTTAACCGAACTTACAATCCGAACGCATCCTGCGGCATATCGCGACAATGTTTAACCGGATTTCCGCCTGCGGTTTCGATCCGAAACGCCCCATTCGGGCCGAAATTTCTTTTTTTGCGGACCGGCTGTACTATGGACGGAAATTACTATCTTGCGGCCAATAAACCTTCACCCCCCCCGGTTTGACGCGTTACATACTACTGATTCTCGCCCTTCTCGGGTTTGTCGGCATGCCCTCCGCACATCCGGCGGGGAATCATGCGCTCCAATCCTTCGCCCTCTCTTACCAACCCATGAACTTCGGCCGGCCGGCGCGCACGGTCGTCACGGTCGAGGACAAGGAGACGCACAACCCGCTGCTGGGCGCCACGGTCTCGCTCGTCAGCAGGGCCGACACGCTGCGGGGAACGACCGTCAAGGAGGATTTCTACCGCATCATGGCCGTCTACCGCTGCGACCGGATTTTCCGCGACTCGGTCGACCTGGAGGTCACCTACGTGGGTTACAAGCCGTTCAAAAAACGCTACGGAAACACCGAATTCCGGGGACGGATCGAGGTCAAAATGGAGGTCGACGAACAGTCGATCGCGCAGGTCGTGGTCGTCGGGCAGCAGGTCGCCATGGTCTTCCGGGGCGACACGACGGTCTACAACGCGGGGCGTTCAAAACCATGGCCGACGACCGTTTCGCGGAGCTGCTGAAACAGCTGCCGGGCGTCGAGATCAAGGACAACAAGATTTACGCCGAAGGGCAGGAGGTCAAACGGGTGCTGATCGACGGGAAAAACCTCTTCGGCTCGAAAACCTCCTACGCACTCACCGACCTCGAAGCCTCGGACGTCCGGAGCGTGCGGGTCTACGAGGATTTCAGCCCCGAGGCAAAGCGCCTGGGGGACAACACGGCCGAAAAGGAGAAGGTGATGGACGTCGAAACCAAGTCGAAGCGCGGTTACATCCTGGGCGGGAATCTGGAGGGCACGCTCGGCGCGAGCCTCGAAAGGGACTACTCGGGTCGGCATGAAATCCGCCATTCCGAGGCCGGAAGCTTTTACCGCAACACCGAAAGGGGCAACTGGCGTCTCGAAGCCTCCAACTCGAAGGACAACATCCGGCAGGGAGAAGGCGTCTCGTTCGACTCGAAGACGACCCCCACGAAACAGACCGACGCCCAGGCGGACTATACCCTGCGCCGGGGCGACTCGACCAACGTATCGACCGCCGTCCGGTTCGGACGCAGCCGCCAGAGCAGCACGGGGTCCTCGCAGACCGAATATTTCCTGACCGAAGCCTATGCCCTGCGCAGCGAGGAGAGCCGGAACGAATCGCTCTCGAAATCGCTTTCGGCGGAGATCTCGAACTACGTCAACATCCAGCGGAAGAAGAAGGTTTTCGGGGCCATGACCACCTTTTCGATCGACGACGGCTCCACACTCGGGCACAGCCGCACGCAGCAGCGGATCGACGACGAAAAGACCCGGACGAACCTCAACAGCAACTCCGACAGACGCAACATCCGATTGAATGTCAGCATTTTCTTCCACTCGAAAATTTCCGAACGGTCGACCCTGTCGTTCAACGTCTCGGGCAAATACGCACCCGGCGACCGGGACGGCTGGCGGGTCGACACGACGGCCTCGACACCCGGCCTGCAGGTCAAACTGCGCAACGACGGCGACAGCCGCAACTATTCGTTCGGCGCCAATCTGGGCTACCGCTACAAACTGGGAAAAAAGGGTTCGGTCAACGCCTCATACAACTTCAGCCGCGATTACACCCGCTCGAAACAGCTGGCGGTCGATTTCCTCTCCGACCCGCAGGGCGTCGTCGACACGGTCAACTCCTACCATTACACGACCGACACCTACACGCACAGCCTGCAAACCAGCCTGCAATACCGGAGCGGCGACGTCTGGATAATGGCCGGACTGGGCGGAGTGCTCTACGACATCGCCCGCAGCGAGCGCTTCCCCAAGGAGGAGCGCTTCCCGCGGCTGTTCTTCCAGCTCAACCCGACGGTCTACCTCTCGGTCGGCAAGTCGCGGAAGCGTTTTTCGTTCAACCTGGCCTCCTTCCCGCAGATGATCCCGCTCGACGCGCTGCGCTCGACGCTCAACGCCACCAACCCCCTTTCGTTGCAGGCCGGAAACCCCGGTCTCAAGTTGCAGAACGACCTCTCGGGATCGGCGGGATTCCAGTTCACCGACGTCAAAAAGGCCCTCTCCTTCAGCGTGCGGCTCAACGGCAGCTACACCTTCAACTACATCGCCCAGCGACGCACGCTCTTCCTCGAAGACACCTACCTGCCCCAGTACGACTACACGGCACGGAAGGGTGCGCAGCTCACCACGCAGGCCAACGTCGGGGGCAATTACAACCTCGGGGGCAGGGTCTCCTACTCACAGCAGATCAACCCGCTGCGCTCGACCCTGAACGTCTCGGTGAACTACGGCTTCAGCCAGACGCCCTATTTCACCGGCGAAGACCTCTTCCACTCGGTCCGCCATTCGCTCGGCTTCGGCTTCGACTCGGGCTTTTCGAGCAAGGTCAAGCTCAACATCCGCTCCAACACCTCGATGAGTTCCTACACCACGCAGAAAGAGACCGCGCAGGAGCTGCGCGAACAACTCACGGCGCGCGTCGACCTGCGCTTCGGCAAGTATTTCGGGTCGGTCGGCACGCTCTACGAATTCTACTGCAACAGCCGCTCGCACGCGCTCACGCGCCACAACGTGATCCTCAACGCCTCGGCGGGGCGCAAGTTTGGCAAGGAGAACCGGCTGGGGCTTTCGGCGGGCGTCATCGACATCCTCAACCGCCCCGACTACGCCACCACGAGTTTCGACACGGATTACATCGTCACCTCCTCAACCTCCTACCTGGGCCGTTACGGCTACCTGCGCGTCGCCTACACGTTCTGATCGGAAGCCGCCCGGAATTACGGTGTTATTTCGGTTTATTTCGTATAGTTTCGCATATTTTCGTATCTTTGGACGCAGAAACCGTTTAAAGCGTATGAAAAAACTACTGATCCCCCTGATTGCCGCCTTTGCCGCGAACACCGTATCGGCCGCCGCGCCGCAGCAGGTCATCGACATCAGCACCGACAAGGTCTCGATGGTGCTCACCGCCGCCCCCGGAGGCGAAGTTTATTTCCGCCACTTCGGCGGACGCATCGACGACCCGGCGCCGCTGGCCGACTACAAGAGCAACCGCCGCAGTGACCACGGAACCGAGGACCTGGCCTATCCCGCGACGGGAGGCCGCAACTTCCGCGAACCCGCCCTGCGCGTCACCCATGCCGACGGCGACATGAACACCGAACTGCGCTACGTGTCGCACGCCTCGAAACAGCTCTCCGACAAGAACGTGACGGAG
This Alistipes shahii WAL 8301 DNA region includes the following protein-coding sequences:
- a CDS encoding 4Fe-4S binding protein encodes the protein MKRKSNWLKNLLQWGTLAAIVGFVVYGLTLGEKPADVEAYCPFGGLQALGSYLVNNSLACTMSMTQIMVGVMLAVGVILFSKLFCGYLCPLGTVSEWMGRGGKKLKVSVEIRPGSIADRLLRAVKYALLFYVFYMSASSSELFCKNFDPYYAVATGFKGEITVWMTVISVALLFLGSFFVKMFWCKYICPLGALSNIFKFTLTFAGIVILLWALGLLGVASAWVWALGAACVIGYLWEMIYLKSKVFPLLRIVRDEATCTKCDVCRRKCPYSIDIKNLDKVKHIDCTLCGTCVSACPEDSLQVGGKRSLRWLPGILAVALFGAALWFGSHWELPTIDEKWGEYEQVEGMQTYEIEGLTSVKCFGSSKAFSAKMQKVPGVYGVKTFVKRHAVVISYDPKAIDETSIDKAIFSPTTMKFATPKAGVDSLSVVRIGVEGLHDKMDMVYFGAILRNIDGICGFDAQYDCPVAVTLYVDPSAAIPEKMLRDSIEVKEAHMLAHGGKVRAIPVHYELKSYDPAAGRIGRREFLDLMFEQTRDLSAPFKHNTETYGDDAKYPKGVYEVECRGIEKPLIKRSFPYFRGFLSLKEGITRLDVALNDEEVPVLRIVYVKSMWDDAKIWNELLNAKVWPVKYKDGTLKDEEPKFTFKTEGHTL
- a CDS encoding S46 family peptidase, whose translation is MKKAIFYLLACVLLPVAASADEGMWLVSTFRDVIYPQMKKEGLKLKPGEIYNEESPALCNAIVAVDGGMGTGSVISDKGLVITNHHVAYGDIHSLSTPAKNYLEEGFWALEQKDELPLKGKTVTFLRQVRDVTDEAQAIRDSLEKANSLGIFGTRKVYGILERKYGGDTPFEVECASMWKGKKYLLFYYETYKDVRLVGAPPVIIGAFGGEQDNWGWPQHKGDFALYRVYGDAKGRPAAYSENNVPITPRKVLNVSTSGIHDGDYAMVIGFPGRTNRYMSSQAVREKEHVTNPVVIKARRDRLDIMLRHMEADPDVRLMYSDKYFNISNYADYAKWENICLRRYDVIGIRAAEEARLAAWIDADPARRAEYGDLLANLKKGYEARAEAVREKCYYQETWIRPSDVMMTANRLGTLVDRMQRDGIASVQDGDKNFAGVKSNTRRMMKDFDLATDKEVLTRMMESFIDNVPREMWGEQLPQLYDRFKGNVPALVDYAFENTCCTSYEKLCAWFAQPRTAEEILSDPMAAMANSVSSRRFAEKLKQAEETSGIDADKEELRYTHAIYEMRESEGTPQYPDANSTMRLTYGTVGPVSPKDAVHYDSRSTIDGYLEKYNPDDYEFRVDDRMSSLIRSKDWGRWGENGRLYVNFLTNNDITGGNSGSPVLNARGDVIGLAFDGNRESMSGDIYFHPTNFKTVCVDIRFVLWIMDKYAGAGKLIDEMRLVK
- a CDS encoding DUF6850 family outer membrane beta-barrel protein, giving the protein MKKKIYAVLLLTAVCAGSGVFAQSSAPKENLEKYYTLERIRSKSGWLVSDNAAGLMLNQASLSIAEVNYDFEQGGLRNVTDGAEVNAFGVRSESYRRWNRLSFYGKLSYDYAASKDRSWAGNANIGDSPMLIGDSIPGNTRDETYAIEAGVAYRMGRWVVGAMGKYEDRSLAKRRDSRNKTTSMYLSVQPGVMFTSKVVDAGLNFTYERSTEQVGYAAFGTNTTSGMIYFFEGMWFYTSQQLGGSEKFYDVYYKGSEYGGAAQLELKLGKRVKFFNQFSAEYGKMERFRFDLDQHLGDNDQLTYRYLGVLNVAGRGVDQRLSVDASWGDLLKYNNIQELELDPETNQKLYKQYGRFLKFSQKQRSVDADYKLYVKRNEWSSSWIVDAAYTYYKAESEYTISPACYDQDLHYSKLMLGVTKNFRFSGRSWLDATVRGGYTFGGGTELEKSCPEGVQIDNENYRADLLAQEYAFLTNDRLNGEAGLRYTHCFPAKKMSLYVDLKGRAAWGRSGLMDGSRRGGLFAAVGLNF
- a CDS encoding DUF4876 domain-containing protein — protein: MKKILYYLVPLATAFLLCGCLKDMKDGELLHGNREVLISIDLPGELASLDKSGFKVTMRNTKIGNTYTSETDAKGETRIDAEYGNYSVIISKVADVGGISKFLHATRDFVLNKDGQSAGTNNLEIKATARGTIILKEVYFHKTKTADGKANYNYDQYFTLCNNSDDVQYLDGVGVGFHTSFNSGKSAVYNKFWLGSTSTELRDSIPVNAFGFVFPGEGREHPIQPGEEVVIALSAVEHTADQTSRPMNLAADNVWAMYIDRFAGSAVKAPAAGVERLECFCELASGNSIVLSISSPAIVVYRLPEDPYEYVKDGAIKGRPYGKVMYQPTKYQSMPSIMVPKEGILDGVEFRSNDTHVPRLCSDISLQPLFITTASYSGQSYIRKVDESASEIVGRTVYQDTNNSADDWIPLDEPTLCTEYKNR